A single window of Carassius auratus strain Wakin chromosome 9, ASM336829v1, whole genome shotgun sequence DNA harbors:
- the LOC113108052 gene encoding gamma-crystallin M2-like produces the protein MMGKVIFYEDRNFQGRSYECMSDCGDFSSYMSRCHSCRVESGCWMMYDHPNYMGNQYFFRRGDYADYMSMFGMNNCIRSCRMIPMYRGSYRMRIYERENFMGQMYEMMDDCDSIMDRYRMSQCQSCHVMEGHWLFYEQPHYRGRMWYFRPGEYRSFSNMGGMRFMSMRRIMDSWY, from the exons ATGATGGGAAAG GTGATCTTCTACGAGGACAGGAACTTCCAGGGTCGCTCTTATGAGTGTATGAGCGACTGTGGTGACTTCTCCTCCTACATGAGCCGCTGTCACTCTTGCAGAGTGGAGAGTGGATGCTGGATGATGTATGATCATCCCAACTACATGGGAAATCAGTATTTCTTTAGAAGAGGAGACTATGCTGATTACATGTCTATGTTTGGAATGAACAACTGCATCAGGTCCTGTCGTATGATCCCTATG TACAGGGGATCCTACAGAATGAGGATCTACGAGAGGGAGAACTTCATGGGTCAAATGTACGAGATGATGGATGATTGTGACAGCATCATGGACCGTTATCGCATGTCTCAATGCCAGTCCTGTCATGTGATGGAAGGCCACTGGCTCTTCTATGAGCAGCCccactacagaggcaggatgtggTACTTCAGGCCTGGAGAGTACAGGAGCTTCAGCAATATGGGTGGCATGAGATTCATGAGCATGAGGCGTATCATGGACTCCTGGTACTAG